The Chelonoidis abingdonii isolate Lonesome George chromosome 12, CheloAbing_2.0, whole genome shotgun sequence DNA segment aggtgcAAAGTGCAGGCTccggctgctggcacgtctcggCACGGGAAAGGGACAGCGTTTCTCCGTGCGCTGCCCACGcccgcaggcgccacccctgcagctcccattggccagttccagcagccggccacttctgggagcagcgtggggccacgACATGCAGGtagcctgccagagccctgctgtgctgggcacccccttagcccaggggcctgggctgcagcctctaAAGCCCCTGTGTTAATCCGGCCCTGGCTGTCCTTCTGAGCCAGCCCGTTACCATGCTGAGCAAAGTGGATTAAAGCCCATTCCTTAGAGTTGGGCTGTGAAAGCAAACCGGCCCGCTGCCGGATTTATaattttgacacacacacactgtgctggTGGGGAGTTCAGAGAGACAACCCCTGAGTATAAACTGAGCAAGGTAGTTATCTCCTTAAGCTGTTAGCAGTACAGGGTTTATGGCACACAGACCAGCAGGTTTAATTccaggcagcagggggcagcgggAAAACATGCATGCGCACCTGCCACGTCCGACCCACACAGCCAGCCCGTAGGGGGCGGGAGGAAAACACAATGCAGTCAGTGAACCacggctggattctgatctcagtaacCCCAGTGTGAATCCGGAGTGACTCCAGTTCAGCACTCTTTATACTGGAGAGAAACAAGAAATCCACCCACCCTTCTCCAGAcagaccccacctcttccccctccttcagggcctttccctctgccccatccctgggtTATAATGATTTAAAATGACCAAAACAAGGCAAAGGAATCCGATCTGGACTCTGGTTACCAAGCGCCCCTTTAAGAAGAAAAGGggtggggctatttaaaggcaaGGTCAGGCTGGATTTTTTTTGCCCCCCCAACAGAAAtgatttcctcttccctcccgGCTTGCGGAGCAGGGATTAGAGGCCCCGGGCGAGCCAGGCCCCCAGCATggccagccctgcagccagggagagcTGGGCCCCGGCGCCCGCGGCCGAGTTGCAGAATTCGCCCTCGCAGCACTCGTAGTAGGTGCTGTAGGTGACGCCGGCGAAGGTCGAGGTGCTGTTGGTTTGGCATTTCTCCCTCTCAACGCAGTCCTTCTTCATGACCAGCTTGTGGTCGGCTGGGGGCAGACAGCGAGAAAGGGGGAgtaagagaaggagaaaggagagagagagagagacaaaatgagGGAAGGAGACTGGGCCCAAGAGAGAGGATGGAGCCGGAGAACAGGGGATGGCGATGGGGACCGAGAGGGAGCAACGGAGCCGGAGAAGGAGGAAACAGGACGGAGACCGAGCAGGAGCGATGGAGCCGGAGAAGGAGGAAACAGGACGGAGACCGAGCGGGAGGGAGcgccagggaggggaaggcgaCGGAGCCGGAGAAGGAGGAAACGGGACGGAGACCGAGCGGGAGCaatggagctggagaaggaggaaCAGGACGGGGACCGAGAGGGAGggagccccagggaggggaaaggcgatggagctggagaaggaggaaacGGGACGGAGACCGAGCAGGAGCGATGGAGCCGGAGAAGGAGGAAACAGGACGGAGACCGAGCGGGAGGGAGcgccagggaggggaaggcgaCGGAGCCGGAGAAGGAGGAAACGGGACGGAGACCGAGCGGGAGCaatggagctggagaaggaggaaCAGGACGGGGACCGAGAGGGAGggagccccagggaggggaaaggcgatggagctggagaaggaggaaacGGGACGGAGACCGAGCAGGAGCGATGGAGCCGGAGAAGGAGGAAACAGGACGGAGACCGAGCGGGAGGGAGcgccagggaggggaaggcgaCGGAGCCGGAGAAGGAGGAAACGGGACGGAGACCGAGCGGGAGCaatggagctggagaaggaggaaCAGGACGGGGACCGAGAGGGAGggagccccagggaggggaaaggcgatggagctggagaaggaggaaacGGGACGGAGACCGAGCAGGAGCGATGGAGCCGGAGAAGGAGGAAACAGGACGGAGACCGAGCGGGAGGGAGcgccagggaggggaaggcgaCGGAGCCGGAGAAGGAGGAAACGGGACGGAGACCGAGCGGGAGCaatggagctggagaaggaggaaCAGGACGGGGACCGAGAGGGAGggagccccagggaggggaaaggcgatggagctggagaaggaggaaacGGGACGGAGACCGAGCAGGAGCGATGGAGCCGGAGAAGGAGGAAACAGGACGGAGACCGAGCGGGAGGGAGcgccagggaggggaaggcgaCGGAGCCGGAGAAGGAGGAAACGGGATGGAGACCGAGCGGGAGGgagccccagggagggggaaggcgaCGGAGCCGGAGAAGGAGGAAACGGGACGGAGACTGAACGGGAGGGAgcgccagggagggggaaggcaacGGAGCCAGAGAAGGAGGAAACGGGACAGAGACCGAGCGGGAGGgagccccagggagggggaaggcgacggagctggagaaggaggaaatGGGACGGAGATCGAGCAGGAGCGATGGAGCCGGAGAAGGACGAACAGGACGGGGACCGAGAGGGAGggagccccagggaggggaaaggtgatGGAACTGGAGAAGGAGGAAACGGGACGGAGATCGAGCAGGAGCGATGGAGCCGGAGAAGGAGGAACAGGATGGGGACCGAGAGGGAGGGAGTCTCAGGGAGAGGGAAGGTGACGGAGCCGGAGAAGGAGGAAACGGGACAGGGACCAAGCAGGAGCGATGGAGccggagaaggagggaaggggacatGGACCGAGCGGAAGCGATGGAGCCGGAGAAGGAGGAACGGGACGGAGACCAAGCGGGAGCGCTGgagccccagggagggggaaggggacgCAGACCGAGCGGGAGGGAGCCCCAGGAGGGGGAAGCGGACGGGGACTGAGTGGGAGGAAGCCCCAGGGATAGGGACCAAGCGGGTGGGTCCCCAGGACGGGGAAGGAGCCCAGGACTGAGCAGGTGGGTccccagggagagggaaggggacagggacCGAGTGGGTGGGTCcccgggagggggaaggagacggGGACCGAGCGGGTGGGTCCCCAGGACAGGAAAGGTgatggagctggagaagggggaaggggacagggaccGAGCAGGTGGGTCCCCAGGAGGGGAAGGAGCCCAGAGCCGCGGGCAGGGCTGTTACCTGCGTGGCCCCGGATGGTGACACTGAGCTGCCCGGCCAGAGAAGGGGGAACGGGACGGGGACCGAGCGGGTGGGTCcccgggagggggaaggagacggGGACCGAGCCAGGGGGTCcccgggagggggaaggagacggGGACCGAGCGGGTGGGTCCCCAGGAGGGGAAGGAGCCCGGAGCCGCGGGCAGGGCTGTTACCTGCGTGGCCCCGGATGGTGACACTGAGCTGCCCGGCCAGAGAAGGGGGAACAGGATGGGGACCGAGCGGGTGGGTCcccgggagggggaaggagacggGGACTGAGCGGGTGGGTCCCCAGGATGGGGAAGGTgatggagctggagaagggggaaggggacagggaccGAGCAGGTGGGTCCCCAGGAGAGGAAGGAGCCCGGAGCCGCGGGCAGGGCTGTTACCTGCGTGGCCCCGGATGGTGACACTGAGCTGCCCGGCCAGAGAAGGGGGAACAGGATGGGGACCGAGCGGGTGGGTCcccgggagggggaaggagacggGGACTGAGCGGGTGGGTCCCCAGGATGGGGAAGGTgatggagctggagaagggggaaggggacagggaccGAGCAGGTGGGTCCCCAAGAGAGGAAGGAGCCCGGAGCCGCAGGCAGGGCTGTTACCTGCGTGGCCCCGGATGGTGACACTGAGCTGCCCGGCCAGAGAAGGGGGAACAGGATGGGGACTGAGCGGGTGGGTCcccgggagggggaaggagacgAGGACCGAGTGGGTGGGTCcccgggagggggaaggagacggGGACCGAGCGGGTGGGTccccagggagagggaaagggatagGGACCGAGTGGGTGGGTCCCCAGGACGGGGTAGGTGATGGAGCCGGAGAAGGGGGAAGGAGACGGGGACCGAGCGGGTGGGTCcccgggagggggaaggagatggggaCCGAGCGGGTGGGTCCCCAGGATGGGGAAGGTGatgaagctggagaagggggaaggggacagggaccGAGCAGGTGGGTCCCCAGGAGGGGAAGGAGCCCGGAGCCGCAGGCAGGGCTGTTACCTGCGTGGCCCCGGACGGTGACACAGAGCTGCCCGGTGTCGCAGCTGACGGTGCTGATGCAGCAGAGGTTGCCATGGATGGTGAATTCGCATTTCAGGCACTGCAGGGCCACGCCTGGGAACAGGGGCAGGAGTGAGAGTAACCGGACCCACAGATCCCCCCAGCCAGGCACTGGGGGCTGCACCCCTGGAGGTCCCTGCCCACAGCCGGGCCTGTCCCAGCCCCAT contains these protein-coding regions:
- the LOC116821078 gene encoding sperm acrosome membrane-associated protein 4-like; amino-acid sequence: MGKILVPCLAVLTCVGIGVALQCLKCEFTIHGNLCCISTVSCDTGQLCVTVRGHAADHKLVMKKDCVEREKCQTNSTSTFAGVTYSTYYECCEGEFCNSAAGAGAQLSLAAGLAMLGAWLARGL